In one window of Oryzias melastigma strain HK-1 linkage group LG5, ASM292280v2, whole genome shotgun sequence DNA:
- the LOC112144551 gene encoding cytochrome c oxidase assembly protein COX14 homolog, whose amino-acid sequence MLTGKRLADIGYRAFSASMMLLTVYGGYLCSVRAYRYMQRQKQLKVAAETQDAEIIKD is encoded by the coding sequence atGTTGACGGGAAAACGCCTTGCTGACATAGGATACCGTGCTTTTTCTGCCTCCATGATGCTGCTGACGGTGTACGGAGGCTACCTGTGTTCGGTGCGAGCGTACCGCTACatgcagagacagaaacagcTGAAAGTGGCTGCGGAGACCCAGGATGCTGAAATCATCAAGGACTGA